CGGACTTTCCGAGTGTTATCCGCGTATGGCCGCTCAGGGTCGAGAATTCGCCTTCATCAGCGTCGCGGGGTGGGTCGATCTTTCCGGTTCCCATCCGTCGCGAGTGGGTGGAAAGCGGAGCTTGGAGAGCAACCCTCTGAGTGATAGCAATGCGCGCGAGAAGCCGACATATCCATGACCGAGCGCCAAGAGTGTGGTTGTGCTAGGCCGTCAACCGGTGAGCGACCGTGCCAGCGAGCGAAGGGCCGCCTTCGTCGCCGAATAGACGCTGACATATGGACGGCCTTGTGTGCTCAGGGTCGAGGTGTTCAGGATTATCGAGCCGCCGGAAGTCGTGAGCGGCAACGCCATCGCCCGACAGATCAATCCTTGCGCACACGCATCTCGCCGTAGCGCCGCGTCATTGAGCAAACATTGCCTACAGCGGCGAGGCGGTGGCTCGCCGACCCGGCGCGGGATGGACGGGGAGCACGCAAGGCACACTAGGCACCTGCGAAAGCTGTCTTAATCGGCGGAGCATTGGCGTGCGACACCCGCGTCGGTGCGCGTGAAACAATCCAAATCTCGGCGAATAGTGGCGAATGCCGGTCCGCCGGCCCTCTCCTTAGCAACGATTTGGCGCGATTTGCCGGGCTTCACTGGCATCGGGAACGGCATGCGGGTCAATTGAGAGGGCATCGCGGGGCAAGAAATCCACGATGGCAACTCAAAACTGGCCATGCGCCAATCGGCCGGGCCGTCGGACACGATTGAAGAAGACCGAAAGGAAAATGCGCCATGACGACACAAACACTGACGAGAGCCAAGGAAGACGAGGCAGAAAAAAGGATCCAGAAGCTCCGGGAGCTTTACGCCGACGCGCCGCAGTTCGCGAAAACGGCACTCGAGAACACGATCCGGGACTTGGCGGCGGCGGCCGCGCAGCCGCGATCGCGGATGGAAAGCGCAGGCCGGACCGGCGTCCGCCAGGGCACGGTCTCGGAGTTGACCGTGATCGCCCCGTTCGCACCGGGTGGCGCGGCGCGACTTCGTGCCTTATTGCAGTTGCGCAACGGCAACTTCGATGACACGGACCGGGTTGGCACCGTCCACGACATGCGTTTCGTGTTTCTGGACAACGACACCAAGCTGCTTTTCGCCACTGCCTATGACGGCGACTGGGACATCTACATCGAAGACTTTGTGGCGAAGATTCCCAACGAAATGGATGTCCTCTTTTCGTGCTGGGTGGGCTGGCCGGGGATTCACAGCCCGAAGGTGAAAGACTGGATCGCGGAGCACCAGGTCACGGCAGAAGGCTGGTACGTCGCCCATCCGGATCTGACGGTACGGGACATCCACCGCGTGAAGCGCGTCGCCAAGGCCGCCGAGGAATTCCTCGACAAGATTCAGTAGCCGACGCTCACCGTTCGCTCCGGGTCCGGTCCAGAATGGACCGGGACCCCTGAAAGGAGGCTCACATGTTGTCCATCAAGGAATCCCTCGGCGAGGCACTTTCGACGCGCCCGCCGGCGCTCGAAACGAGCGACATCCAGGCAACGGTTCTGCGCCCGCGCCCCAATCCCTACTGCGGAGAATACATCATTCTGCGCATCGGCAACGCCGAGCAAGGACGGGAGATGATACGTAGGATCCTTCCTCATGTCGCGCCCGCTGACGAATGGTGGGAGCCATCTTTGCCCGGCTGGTTGGGGATCGCGTTCACGTTCGAGGGGCTCAAGGCGTTGGGCGTGCCGCAGGCGTCTTTGGATAGTTTTCCAATTGAATTTCAACAGGGAATGGCGGCGCGAGCCGCGATACTGAACGATTTCGGTGCCAATGCGCCAGCCAATTGGGAATATCCGTTCGGCACACCGGAGGCGCACGTTGCCTTGGCGATATACGCCAAAAGCAATCAAGACCTGCAGACGGTCTTGGACCTCGCGCGCAAGAGTCATCAGGACCTTGAACAAATTTCGGTCGTGTACCGCATGCAGTTCGGCGAACTGCCGGAAGGACGCAATCCGTTTGGCTTCAAGGATGGGCTGCACAATCCTCACGTTGAAGGAAGCGGTCCCGCGGGAGCCGATGCGGAATCGTCGGTCAAGGCCGGCGAGTTCGTCATGGGCTATCCCGACGAGCGCGGGGAAACCGCCAATGTCCCGATACCTGCTGAGCTGCGCCGCAACGGCACTTTCGTCGCGATCCGCAAATTCCACATGGATGTTGCGGCGTTCCGTCGATATCTGCGGGCCCAGGCCTCGTCGCCCGAGGAAGAGGAACTGCTTGCTGCAAAAATGGTGGGGCGATGGCGCAGCGGCGCGCCCCTGGTGCTGGCTCCGGACAGCGACGATCCGGCACTGGGCATGGACGGACATCGCAACAATGACTTCAGCTACACAGATGATATGAAGGGGTTGAAGTGCCCGTTCAGCGCGCACATTCGTCGCGTGAATCCTCGCGATGCCCTGAAAAACGACGTTGTCGCCGTCAATCTCCACCATTTCCTGCGCCGGGGCACAAACTACGGCCCGCCCTTGCCGGAGGGCGTGCTCGAGGATGACGGCACTGAGCGCGGCGGCGTCTTCCTCCTGATCGGCGCGCATCTGCGTCGGCAGTTCGAGTTTATTCAGTCGCAGTGGGTGACCGACGGCAACTTCATCAGCCACGGGACCGAGCAGGATCCGCTGATCGGCAACAACGATGGCGAGGGTGTCTTCACCATCCCCAGAGTTCCGGTTCGGCGTCGCTTGAAGGGTTTGCCGCGCTTCGTTTCCGTCCGTGGTGGCGAATATTGCTTCATGCCGGGATTGCGTGCGCTGCGATGGATCGCTCGCTTGGACGAAGATCCTGAGCAGACAAAGCCATGTGCCACCGAAGAAGGAGAGTCGCCGTGATCGTCGATGTACGCACCTATCGCGTTAAACCCGGAAAGATGCCTCACGAGCTTGATCTCTATGACAAGCACGGCCTCGCTCCACAGGTACGTCATCTAGGTTTCCCACTCGCCTATTTGTACAGCGAGAGCGGAGACATCAACACTCTCGTACACCTGTGGGTGTTTGAGGATGCCGCCGACCGCGCGCGCAGGCGTGCTGCCATGATGTCTGATCCGGAATGGCAAACATACCTTAGGCTTGCCGACGATGCAGGGTTCCTTGTTGATCAGCGGAACAGCCTGATGGTGCCGGCGAGCTTCGCCCCAATCAAACGG
The Sinorhizobium chiapasense genome window above contains:
- a CDS encoding Dyp-type peroxidase, with the translated sequence MLSIKESLGEALSTRPPALETSDIQATVLRPRPNPYCGEYIILRIGNAEQGREMIRRILPHVAPADEWWEPSLPGWLGIAFTFEGLKALGVPQASLDSFPIEFQQGMAARAAILNDFGANAPANWEYPFGTPEAHVALAIYAKSNQDLQTVLDLARKSHQDLEQISVVYRMQFGELPEGRNPFGFKDGLHNPHVEGSGPAGADAESSVKAGEFVMGYPDERGETANVPIPAELRRNGTFVAIRKFHMDVAAFRRYLRAQASSPEEEELLAAKMVGRWRSGAPLVLAPDSDDPALGMDGHRNNDFSYTDDMKGLKCPFSAHIRRVNPRDALKNDVVAVNLHHFLRRGTNYGPPLPEGVLEDDGTERGGVFLLIGAHLRRQFEFIQSQWVTDGNFISHGTEQDPLIGNNDGEGVFTIPRVPVRRRLKGLPRFVSVRGGEYCFMPGLRALRWIARLDEDPEQTKPCATEEGESP
- a CDS encoding NIPSNAP family protein, coding for MIVDVRTYRVKPGKMPHELDLYDKHGLAPQVRHLGFPLAYLYSESGDINTLVHLWVFEDAADRARRRAAMMSDPEWQTYLRLADDAGFLVDQRNSLMVPASFAPIKR